TACTAATATGACTCAACCACATATTCCCAACAGACAAAAgaaattcaaatcataaaaaatagTGGGGCATGGACAAGCACAAGTGATTAACATACTCATATAGTAGTAGTTATATGTGGAGGGGGACAAAAATTAGAGGAACATTGATGAACTTGATACGTCAGTCCAAAGGAGAATGACATGTGCCTTGGCCTGCTGGTTAGATTAGATTAACACGGTCCATAACGTGTTAATCAATTCATAGGTAATGTAATCAATCTTATCTTCTTCACCCGTGTGACATCatttcattgtttttttttttttttaatgatcaTAATAAACAGACTCGATGAAAACGTGTAGTGGAACCGAAACGAACTACCCCCAGCTTCTAAAAACGACAGCTCTGTAACATGCATGAATGGACGGCCACGATGGTTCTTCTCAGTTCTCATCACCACCACTAACACGTGGCAGTGGATATCAACGTCAACTAAACGGTGTCGTTTGTTGCACCGTCCTCGGCATTATGTGGGACACGACATGACTTGACTTGTCACTACGCTGGCCGTGTGGCCATGTTAGACTTGCTCCCGCTATATGCATGATcattgcttttaatttaatttatttccttttttaatatttaattttgacaTTAATCATCAGTATTTATTCTAATCACCGTCACtctttataaaattaaagtatgTGCTCCAATAGAATTGGATTAAATATATACTATATAGCCAGCTCAACACATCCAATGCTATGAAGATTAGTAGATTACATTCATCTTAATTCTTATCCATTGTGTTTAGCTTCTAATAAAGACTTGTCATTTACAGTGTGAAGGAATAATTATATCCGAAATGCAATTCCCATGTTAGTTACACGTCAGCGATTGCAACTTCCAGGAATGTGTTGACCAGCTGGTGACGCAACATAACGTCACCCACAGTAGCTGTGACGCAATAGAGCGCGTAACCGCCGTTGACGTTAGAGTCGTCTCTTCTCTCTCCAGACACCAAAACTGTCTTTATATTTCCACCTCTACCCTCCATTGCAACCCCCTTCTCCTTCGCTTCCTTCACGAACCTCCTTCTCTCTACGATGCACCAAGCAATCCCTTATAGAACCTGGATCCATGCGAACACACGTGACTCACGTGACCTTCCCCTCGCAGTGCGGGGGGCAGGTGTGGATTCTGCCAGCGTGGCAAAGTTAGTTTCGGAGAACGCAGTGATAGTGATTGGGAGACGTGGATGCTGCATGTGCCACGTCATCAAGAGGTTGTTACAAGGCCTTGGAGTCAACCCTCCAGTCTACGAGGTGGACGAGCACCACGAGGCCGCCGTCGCCGCACACCTGGGCGCTGCGACGGTGCAGTTCCCGGCGGTGTTCGTAGGAGGGAAGTTGTTTGGAGGGTTGGAAAGAGTGATGGCGACTCATATCTCAGGTGAATTGGTTCCAATCCTAAAGGACGCTGGCGCTTTGTGGCTTTGACTACCtaattcctctttcttttcctATAATTACTACTACTTTTCTTCTTATCAAGAGAGGAATTAAGTTAATTGTACCAAAATTTTGTTAATTAGTTCTTCTCACTCTTATTATAATtacctcttttctttcttttacttttcttcaATCTCTTAAGATAAGGGACTTTATATACATTATATAAGTTTCTTTTGACAACAAACTCGTTTAATTTCTCTTGTTTAACTTGTTGGATTACACTCTTAATCCTTTTGTTTCTATCTTTGAGTTTCACGTTAACCCAGGTAACAACTGAATGCATTAAGGCATTAATATAAGGATTGTGGTTAAAACTTTTGAATAATCCACATCATCGTTCTTTTCTGTCTACCTTATATACAAATCTGGATTGAGAACAGGTGAGTAAGTGAAGTGAGATAGAGTTTGAAAAGGAGTAGAATTGttattcaattatatatatcttGGGTTTTATTTTCTTCAATTTCCAATTTCCAAGTACTGATCGATCTAAATATGTTTTATGTGTTGATTAATTGTTAATATGTTATACATATAAATTCTATACTTTTACTTTTTCAGTTATGAAGCAATTTGATACCACTTGCTTTGTGTTGAATGTACTACTTACAAGTGTTTCTTAGGCAagaaaaaattaactattttgtGTTATAAAACCAGAAAAAAAgaagtatttaaaaaaaaaatactccaTTTTTAAAGACGAGTTTATCTTTGATCCGAAGAATAATTTAGAAAACGATGCTCTAATTATACTTGGAAAACGTCTTCACTGTCAATATAATTAATGGATTGGTGAGTTTCACGTTAGGTTAgtggttagaaaataaaaaataaaataaaacatacaTATACGTCAGAAAAGCAGACAAAGTCAAAATCTCGGCCTCTCACAATTGCTTAGAAATTGCAAGTGATATTCGTCTTACTTAACAGCTGTAAATAAAGATTTAGGGGGAAAAAGCTTCAAATAGTTTATTTCTTCTTGGACTTAGCAATgtttgagaattttttttaattaaagataGGAGATTTAAATTGTAACTttttagataaatataaaaaaattatattatttgaacTATAATTTATTGGTATGTTTGAGAATATTTTAATCAATCAGACATGTAAAAATAACATAGAAACTAAATAAACTACAGAaataataatatgaattgattttaataacatcatgtaaataaaaataagtatattttaaataattatttacaaaataaatgttattgaacaattacataaaatatttatattattaatacat
This sequence is a window from Arachis stenosperma cultivar V10309 chromosome 10, arast.V10309.gnm1.PFL2, whole genome shotgun sequence. Protein-coding genes within it:
- the LOC130958208 gene encoding glutaredoxin-C9, which encodes MHQAIPYRTWIHANTRDSRDLPLAVRGAGVDSASVAKLVSENAVIVIGRRGCCMCHVIKRLLQGLGVNPPVYEVDEHHEAAVAAHLGAATVQFPAVFVGGKLFGGLERVMATHISGELVPILKDAGALWL